From a single Glycine soja cultivar W05 chromosome 19, ASM419377v2, whole genome shotgun sequence genomic region:
- the LOC114398261 gene encoding plant cysteine oxidase 2-like: protein MEANLVERGRERAGHVNKVGYVRRVIAKKKKQLYRRVRRPELSVSKTLHQLFDSCREAFKGPGTVPSPQDVQRLTHILDNMKPEDVGLSRDLQFFKPGNIVKENQRVTYTTVYKCDNFSLCIFFIPEGGVIPLHNHPDMTVFSKLLLGLMHIKSYDWVEPEASDDNMLQPQSQLRLAMLKVDKVFTSSCDTSVLYPTTGGNIHEFTAITPCAVLDVIGPPYSKEDGRDCSYYRDHPYTCFPNQRIIGEAKEENDSYTWLEEIEMPENSEMNGVEYLGPTPS from the exons ATGGAGGCAAATTTGGTGGAGAGGGGTAGAGAGAGAGCTGGACATGTTAACAAGGTTGGTTATGTTAGAAGGGTCattgcaaagaagaagaaacagcTTTATCGAAGGGTTAGGAGACCTGAGTTGAGTGTTTCAAAGACACTTCACCAATTATTTGATTCATGCAGAGAAGCTTTCAAAGGCCCTGGGACTGTTCCTTCACCACAAGATGTTCAGAGATTGACTCACATACTTG ATAACATGAAGCCAGAAGATGTGGGGCTAAGTAGAGATCTGCAGTTCTTCAAGCCTGGAAATATTGTCAAAGAGAACCAAAGGGTCACTTATACAACCGTGTACAAGTGTGACAATTTCTCA CTCTGCATCTTTTTCATACCTGAAGGAGGAGTCATTCCTCTCCACAACCACCCGGACATGACTGTTTTCAGCAAGCTTTTATTAGGACTAATGCACATTAAGTCCTATGATTGGGTTGAGCCTGAGGCCTCTGATGATAACATGTTGCAACCACAATCTCAAT tgaGATTGGCAATGTTAAAAGTTGATAAGGTGTTCACATCTTCATGTGACACTTCTGTGCTGTATCCAACAACAGGAGGCAACATCCATGAATTCACAGCCATAACCCCATGTGCTGTGCTTGATGTCATTGGCCCTCCTTATTCCAAAGAAGATGGAAGGGACTGTTCCTACTACAGAGATCACCCTTATACTTGTTTTCCTA ACCAAAGGATTATTGGTGAGGCAAAAGAGGAAAATGATAGTTACACGTGGCTGGAAGAAATTGAGATGCCAGAGAACTCTGAAATGAATGGTGTTGAGTACCTGGGTCCAACACCCTCTTAG
- the LOC114398262 gene encoding peptide deformylase 1B, chloroplastic-like isoform X1, with amino-acid sequence MASLRCLHPTHPHLHRGSALLAISNRCFNHSSLLNRTLSVNPPRTAPPRAMAKPSFSTAQDLVASPGDFEFAQPLKIVEYPDPRLRARNKRIVAFDDSLKKLVHEMFDVMYKTDGIGLSAPQLGINVQLMVFNPVGERGEGEEIVLVNPRVSQYSKKLTLFNEGCLSFPGINADVKRPESVKIDARDINGTRFSVNLSDLPARIFQHEFDHLQGILFFERMTEEVLDGICGQLQALETKYEGMTGLPSPEKIENRRRRKVAVGFGKR; translated from the exons ATGGCTTCACTGAGGTGCCTCCACCCAACCCACCCTCATCTTCATCGCGGTTCAGCGCTTCTCGCCATTTCGAACCGCTGCTTCAACCATTCCTCCTTGCTGAACCGGACTCTCTCCGTAAACCCTCCTCGAACCGCTCCTCCACGCGCCATGGCCAAGCCCAGTTTCTCAACTGCCCAAGACCTAGTGGCTTCTC CTGGCGATTTTGAATTTGCGCAGCCTCTGAAAATTGTGGAGTATCCCGACCCGAGATTGAGGGCCAGGAATAAGCGCATAGTTGCCTTCGATGATAGTCTGAAGAAGCTTGTCCACGAAATGTTTGATGTAATGTACAA AACTGATGGTATTGGTCTCTCAGCACCCCAATTAGGAATTAATGTTCAACTTATGGTGTTCAATCCAGTAGGTGAGCGTGGTGAAGGAGAGGAAATTGTTCTTGTAAACCCAAGAGTTAGCCAATACTCAAAGAAACTGACACTATTTAATGAAGGTTGCCTATCTTTCCCAGGCATCAATGCTGATGTAAAG CGACCAGAATCTGTGAAGATTGATGCACGTGATATCAATGGAACAAGGTTTTCAGTCAACTTGTCTGACCTTCCTGCACGAATATTTCAGCATGAATTTGACCATCTACAA GGAATTCTTTTCTTTGAGAGAATGACTGAAGAAGTTCTTGATGGTATTTGTGGACAGTTACAG GCCCTAGAAACAAAGTACGAGGGAATGACTGGACTCCCAAGCCCTGAAAAGATAGAAAACCGCAGGAGGAGAAAGGTCGCTGTTGGTTTTGGGAAACGATGA
- the LOC114398262 gene encoding peptide deformylase 1B, chloroplastic/mitochondrial-like isoform X2, translated as MASLRCLHPTHPHLHRGSALLAISNRCFNHSSLLNRTLSVNPPRTAPPRAMAKPSFSTAQDLVASPGDFEFAQPLKIVEYPDPRLRARNKRIVAFDDSLKKLVHEMFDVMYKTDGIGLSAPQLGINVQLMVFNPVGERGEGEEIVLVNPRVSQYSKKLTLFNEGCLSFPGINADVKGILFFERMTEEVLDGICGQLQALETKYEGMTGLPSPEKIENRRRRKVAVGFGKR; from the exons ATGGCTTCACTGAGGTGCCTCCACCCAACCCACCCTCATCTTCATCGCGGTTCAGCGCTTCTCGCCATTTCGAACCGCTGCTTCAACCATTCCTCCTTGCTGAACCGGACTCTCTCCGTAAACCCTCCTCGAACCGCTCCTCCACGCGCCATGGCCAAGCCCAGTTTCTCAACTGCCCAAGACCTAGTGGCTTCTC CTGGCGATTTTGAATTTGCGCAGCCTCTGAAAATTGTGGAGTATCCCGACCCGAGATTGAGGGCCAGGAATAAGCGCATAGTTGCCTTCGATGATAGTCTGAAGAAGCTTGTCCACGAAATGTTTGATGTAATGTACAA AACTGATGGTATTGGTCTCTCAGCACCCCAATTAGGAATTAATGTTCAACTTATGGTGTTCAATCCAGTAGGTGAGCGTGGTGAAGGAGAGGAAATTGTTCTTGTAAACCCAAGAGTTAGCCAATACTCAAAGAAACTGACACTATTTAATGAAGGTTGCCTATCTTTCCCAGGCATCAATGCTGATGTAAAG GGAATTCTTTTCTTTGAGAGAATGACTGAAGAAGTTCTTGATGGTATTTGTGGACAGTTACAG GCCCTAGAAACAAAGTACGAGGGAATGACTGGACTCCCAAGCCCTGAAAAGATAGAAAACCGCAGGAGGAGAAAGGTCGCTGTTGGTTTTGGGAAACGATGA